CTGAGAACATCTCTGCCCAAAATGCAGAAAAAGTAAATTTTATTGCTCACTGGTGAACACCATCTCCTGCCCATTCTCTTCCACTTGCTACTGTCGGTATAACTGGGCAAAAAAAGGGTGCACAGCTCCAAATATGGTGCCCCAAAACGCAATTTCTTCAGTACTTGGTGACTTTTTTTTCCATCACAAATTAGGTGCACAGACATGATGGATGCAGCCGTGTGACAGAAGATGatgtttaaggaaatctaccatcaaaacccaccatgataaaccaaggacacttaagcgtagatccaggcactgtgactggggtaaCCATctaatatttgtcatccatggcctccttccttctaaaaatctactttaaaagtTATGCTAAAAAACCTGAAAGGCTACACTACCTTATTAAAGCTAAACAGAGCACAGTGGGACTAGGTTAATCCtctagactcattagcataattgtaaatgttGCTGGAACCTCAAAGAACACAGGAACAAGGGTTCTTTGAACCCTTTGCAACTCAAAAGAACAGAATGGCCGGTCACACATGCTTTGCTGCTCTAGTCTCCGTCTAGGGAGCTGACAGATAGTCGTTCATGGCACTCACTTATCTCAGTCAGCTCCAcaaagatgaatagagcagctgggTGGATGTGCAACTGGTACaacggtaccatcactgagaccccctttcatcagccagttggcctatcctgTGTGTAGGGGCTGACTTGCcatcactggacaaccccttgaaatGGAGAAAACAAATGGCTATGAAGTGTGAAAACCTCAGATAATgctaacactgctgcgctgtacactggaaATGCTGGACCACTttccagtgtacagcgcagcagtgtttgttagcgctaTCAGAGGTTTCTGATAATGCTCGCAGTGCAACATTggtgcgtttgttttagcactaggagcatCTTTAGTAaggagctcctagtgccgtttttgatGGCGACAGGTCCTCTAAAACTACATAAAAACTACATAAGCTGACCAAACTTGTACACTCGCTTCTTAAACCTGGAGGGGTGACATAAATGATGCAAAATAGTTGCACTAATGCCCATAAACCAAATCAATTCATACCCCTTCTCCAAGCAGAGAGTTCCTCAACTATACGACAACTGTATGATGTTAATGGTAATTCATTGAGGGATTTGACAAAGGTTTCCCCGTGTATAAAAAACACACCCGCCAGTAACTTGTACATCACGTTGGATAGTTTTATTTGAAAACAATGTCTGGACCGCTGACATTGTACTTGTACTTTCTTCCAATTGAGTAtcctaataaaaaaacattatacaTTCATCACATTTATCCACCTAACATCAGGCTCAgccattattaaacaaaaaaaaaaacccaagacAAACAAGGTTGCATTGCTCCGAACAGATTGGTGTAACCGCCTCGTTCCCGTATGGGACAAGACCAAGACCtgcgtaaaataaaaaaataaaaaggtgtgGTTTTATATTGGTATGTACATAGGCGCTCTCACCTACACGGCGATCACATTTCCAAACCAATGGTTTATTGCCAAgtctagcttttttttttttttttacgtaaataaaacacttttttttgttttggtaggAAAATTAGGCAGGAAATTTTTTTCCCCAAGATGTACAGGAACATATGGATATATAAAAAGATTCAACATAGGAAAGATTGCAATAATTTAATAGCTCATTGGGGTTTTGTAGGTTTCGGGGAATGGAATAGAAATGTGCCCTGATCCTGTGACTAGAGGCAGGATGCCGGCATTGGGGACCACGTTCCAGGACAGAGTGAGAGTGATGTTCCTGTTACCCCTGCAGAGAGAAAAGACAACATAATTACAAAGGGAAAAGAAAGAGCAAAACCACATTTGTAATAATGAATAGTCCCTACGTTAtcattgtattttttatgtaatatGATTATTATTTTAGCTACTATGATTTGCATGGTTCTGTGAAAGCAGAATCACAGGTTTCCGGGAGCGAAGAGCAGCTACCACAGCTGCAGGTCAAAAGTGAGAGGGGATGGGTATACCCACAGTGAACCAGAGAGGGGAGAGTATAGCACTAGTGTCAGTTTTGGGGAGAGTATAGCATTAGTATCAGTTATGGGGAGAGTACAGCAGGCTGGGGCACATACAAGAGGTCTTGTGGATAGAGGATAATAATTGTACTTGGTAAGTGATGAGTTAGCGTACCGACATCTCATTTGCTTAAACCCTTTGTGGCCAAGGGTCACTGGCGCCTGAAAATGTGAACCAAGTGAATCTTTGCAGTTCTGCGATGCACTTCTTTAAATATCTCTGGAAACGCTTTATATACCAAaaccatttttactttttttttttcaggacatgCGAGACTAATAAAATTACCCAAACAAacaaatacctttttttttttactttataaaatTAGACAAATGGGTAAAACAATAAGAAATAAATAtgcacagcattattccatcaccctttccccaagttcagatagagagggtgcatgtacttttggaattctgcatggggcatgtgcaaataataTAGCAATGAAGTGGGCGGGGAAATAACCTGTCTTAACCCTGAGCCAATTCCTCTCAGTTATAAGCTGCCCTAGCCCCAATCTTATGAGAGAATATAAGAAAATTCTCAGCAAATCCATTGAGATTTCTACAAGCAAATATATTGAGTGCTATATGGTGCACATACAAGACTATATAGAGACCAGCAGCATTACATGGAGGAGTATAGAATAAGTATTTACATGAAGCACGTTGTGTGGCCTCTAACGGTTAAACACTACCCAGCTTTTATGATGGTGTCCAAAGACCAGAAGTGGGAGGGGCGGTGGCTGTAGCGGAGTATAGGACACTGCTTGAAGTACATAAAAAGTTCTGCGAATTAGATTGGGATGGAGGGAATTAAAgggcaacttgaacagttcttgtctcagacacttctgataaattctcCCCACTGACTTATCCTGCGGCTCCTGGCCAGATCCATAGCATGTCCCCACTACTCTCTGACCCTGTCTATACAAGCAGCATTGCTAATTCAGTGTCTAGACTGACGCATAAATGAGAGAACAGCGGGATCCAGATAGCAGACATTTTAGGGAATGGTTGTATGTGTTTAAACAGCGATGTGGCAACTTTGATTAGAAGGATATAAATATTTCCAAaggaagaaacaaaaaaaaaaaaaaaagcaggttcACAATAATATAGCCATGTTAATGTCTATTTAGTATATCACCAGGTAATAATTGGCGGCTCGGCTCTGCAGCGTCTAATTAAAGAGCTCCGCTTTGAAGTCCCTCTGACATCCTGATCCTATACAGATCCCTCCCTTCTGTCACCACAAATCAATCACAAACCATTCCGGCGCCAAAGAGTAAACACACATCAGCTTTCCCCCTCATGTTTCACCTTATAAATTTTATCTCTTGCATTCGCTTCTTGAAAAAGagcaattttttaataaaaacaatatattttttccAGATGCTTACTTCAAGCCGTTTCCATCGTCAAAGAAGAAATACTTTGATTTCATCTCTTTTAAAGACAACTTTGGGTTGTCTCCCCGGAGGATGATCTTGTCCCATAGCACAACCTGGTTCAAAGCCTAAAGTGAAATCAGAGATATTCAGAGGTAATAATTCATAGATTTTACCATACACACACGTTTGTACAGACAATGTTACACGCTGGACAAGCTATTACCAGCTGTCTTTAGGTTATGTACAGGAAAGGCTCGGAaggcttgttcttaagtggaatttgtatgcaagttaaaCAGATATAATAAAGAGGTGTTACTCCTGACAAAGTATTGATTGTTCCTTGTGACCAATtttggattttaaacattttgggGTTGACAAGGAAACAAGGATGAGCAATAAAACTTCACTGTGGGCACCTTTTATTTGACTAGTGCAACCTGGAACTAAAGTTAGAGGACTTGTCACCcagacctgtaggagaagccggaaGCATTGCATATATTGCGATGCGGTCGCACCGACAGCGGCTGCAGACTTTCCTCTTCACATTGCCGCCCGGCCGCACTGCACTAACAGCGGCTGTGGCAGGATTACACAGAGCGCCGAATAGCCcggcagcgattacgcaatacatgcaatgctgccggcttctcctacaggtcccagttgacaggggcgtgctggggggggggggggggctgccccaCTTATGAATAAGGCTGACCGCCTGGACACAAGATACGAGAATCTGACTTCTTACTTAGTAAATGGTCGTATTggtttaaatcaatttaccacaCATACATTTTTCTGGCTTCGGAGGAAGGGTCTGGCTTCGGAGGAAGGGTctgggagaggattatggggggggggggtcattttctgggtgacaggttctctttaagtagatTACCAGAATCCAGAGATCTTCCCCAGTGGTCACAGaggttttgtaactaggggttgtctgtaatttgggtgttcttaaagtgaacctgtcatcaggaatgtaattttagctggtgacaggttccaatagcctagtcTATGCAATCTGAATACCATCACtacattataaaactttatttcacattagctggctccctgtcagcagtgtgtgGAGAGTCTCGGGGTGGGGCAGCTGCAGCAGGTGTCTCCTCATTCTTCCTTTCCTTCACACCAGCCTATTCCCTCCactacctgctcaatgcacaaATACAGGCAGAGGGGAGGAAACTGGATAAGCGTTTAGGAGGAAGAATGCACTAAAAGACCCAGACACAGGCATTTTTGACAGTGATGAAAAATTCCCCAGGATTGATCATAAGCATTAGTGGGGGTCTGGCACCAACACCCTACACCAATCAGTTGTTCCAACCTTTGGGCAGCAGAAGCAGACAGAAAAGTCTATTGTGGGTTACCCTCTTATCCTAAATGTAGCTCATTGGgactgaaaaacccctttaaagagtatTTTCCAATCTCAGGGATTAAAGTCTTCTAGATGCATGTCTCATCTCTGGATCCGCACCAAACTCTGGAATAGGGGTCCCCACAAGCCTTTTCTTGTAGCCATTAACAAAGCAAATCCAATAATGCCATTTGAACCTGCAATAAATGCACTATAGCCCTATTTCCTGAAGAAGTTGGTGAAACACGTTAGGGTGCTAACAGTGTTATGTTTTATACAGCAGATTTAGAACATGGAGATGGCGCTGTGGTggagatcccctacttaaggacaccctacttacaaATGACCCATATTTGAGAGTAAATTATGAAAATCTTATTCACACAGGgacgcaaaaaaacaaaaaaatattgtctgaatctacaattacaaaatatacctgttctgacttgcatacaaatttaacttaagaaccaacctaaAGAGCCTATCCAGTAcataacttggggactgcctgtttatGACATTCTTTGCCTTATCGAGCTGGTGGTCCGCTATTTAAGGTTTGTGGTAAATAAAATGAATGCAGAGCACTGTATATACTAGACACCTCTCCACTCCCAGTGGCCACAAGATTACCAAAGTCCCAGTGCCTATGAATCTATGAATTACGTGTCCAAAAAAAGTGGTTAATTCTGCTATACAAATACAAAAATTGGTATTTGCTTTTGTGTgatagatttttattttaattcatgTTATATTTTGATTACAGCATTTTAGCTCTGAGATCCTATTCAACTTTCAAAAAACAATATCAAGTTTTACCTCATCTACAGGATAAGGGTTAACTTGCTGATAGTGGAGGTCGCAGTGACTGAATATCATAGATCTATAAAAGATCTATAGCAGAATTATCAACTTCTACAGCTATGCTAACTATGgctccagagcccctccatgctgcaacttcacacactgttacattgtgcaaaATTAGTGGAAGACAGTATTTGGAGCTGCAGCACGCataaagttgatcttagaaggaataacaaaaaaaaaaaaaaaaaaattggtgtacCTGTTCTTGTCATCTATGAGGGAACCATTTAAATCCATATACAAGTtacaaaacatataaaacaaatgATTTCTCCAAAATGTACATGGCAATCTTTTGTGACTTGGCTACAAATCAAGCAGTAAAGATCTGAATGACAAGAGATTACATAGGTCAGTGTGGTATTGCCGCTGCAGTTGATGGTGTAGGATCCATCAGACACATAGAAACGTTATACGCCATATCTGCAGAAAATTCTGTGACGCTTCACGATACTCACGTTACTCTTTGTGGAGTACTCCGCCGATAGATATATGAACAACTGCTTGACGTTCCAGTCAAATATCGGTTGCAAATGTAGATTTATTATTAAGGAAAACTTTCCATAGCTTCTTTACTATTACTTTTCAGTATAGGCTATAAGCTTTATATACGTAAATATTACATAGGCACACACTATAATAAGTTCTCTTGCTCAAGGTGCAGGTTTTACAACTTCTGTATAACATCTTCTTTCTCAGATCACACAGGACATTCACGTGGATGGAAATATAGTTTCCTACCTGGAtggtggttaaaggaaacctaccatttcaaatggtaggtgtaagctgtaaacagtttcgttagtgttaaaaccgcggttttaacactttttaaactttatagcagaaactgcttcggcgctgcgtgcgcacgcgcgcgcctacataggaaatgccgcaggcgttgcgcgcgcacggtcgcgcgcagcgccaaagcagcttctgctataaagtttaaaaagtgttaaaacagcgataccgcggtttataacactaacgaaactaagcaccggcaccagctcaccctgagctggtgctcggtgtttacagcttacaccgaccatttgaaatggtaggtttccctaAAGGACAATGATTTACTTCTAAGACAGCACCACACTTGTCGATGAGTGGTACTGGCATTGggggatgagctgcaataccagacacagatgTGATATTCAGAAAaactgtgtgagctatataaataaaggaattattattattattaaaactagCAAAAGCTGTTCTAAAATTTTGTCTGAAAAGGGTTTCCCTGACGCTGCTGGTGATCTACCCCAGGAGAGGTGATAACTGTCTGACACCCCTACTGATCATTAGGATGGGGTCCTGTGCGCCATATTAGGACGTCTCAACTGTCCCGATACACTGCAATCTCTATTGGACTAATGGTGATCACCAAGTGCATTGCTGCGCTATCCTGATCAAATGCTTAAAATGTGAAAGAGCGGCAGAGTCCGTGTATCCACTTATACTGATCCAAACAGCTGTGACAAACTCTGTGGACAGATTATGCATTCTTATGGCCACAATTGTCCATTAATGACATTACCTTTACATTATGAGGTTTTTTAGTCATTTTAGAAGCCGCGTTCATCTGGGAGAAGCAAGAATTACATTTGACAAACAAGGACAGTTATTCTTAGAATGGAGACAGAAATTCATCTCTTAAGTGTGTTGCTTATACTGTGTTGCACCAGTATAGCTTATTTGATTTAAATAAAATCCAAGCAGCAGTTACTTGGCACAGCCACTACACAAAGAGTGGAGCTGTTCTGCTTGGCCAATTCTCTTTGTTGATTCCAATGTTAGAGACCGCAATAATCAGCTGGGGATTCCATACATCAGCCCCCACTGATCTGATACGGGCCCTTCCATAATATAATTACCTACCATGCTGCATCTCAGTTTAATGTTCTTTACGCTAGAATAAATACACTACTTTTTCCTTACAGAAGCTCTGGCCCCTAAGGGACCCCTTTAAAGTGTTCATTGATAATAGCTTTAAAAGGGATTATATGAAGGTTGAAAAGAAAAACAACATCTTTCATCCAACAATATTGCCACAACTGTCGCATGTTTTTCAGTatctggacagcccctttaaagtcTGTAGCTCTACATAGAGCACTTTCCAGATTATCTGAAGCTAGTATCACTGAACGGACAAGCCAAGTTCAGCTCAGGAAATTCTGAGTTCATCTGACCAATAAGAGAACAAGCAAAGAGGCTGTTCCTGACACAAGTATCGTCAGTAATCTAGGCTGTGTCCTGACAAAATAGAACTGGAAATTTGACAAACAACccaccatggaaacaaaaaaaaaaagtgtaaaaaatcctGGTATCTGGTGACTGCAACATCACCATTACTGTAAACTAATGTCAATGTCCCAGTGAGAGTTTGTCCCTCAGAGCAAATTTTGGGGGTGCTGAGTAAACATAACTTTGGGATTTTGTGCCCGTAGGACTTGTTATCATATGAGGTTATTCAATAGACAGAAATAGCATGAAGCACACATCACCACTCTACATATGTATACCACCACCTGGAGATACACAGGAAGAAAGGATATCTGCATTTATATCAAATATGAGGAATCCCAGGTCGCTCTTTTCTCTGGGGCCTGTGAAATCTTCAACATTCTCTCTGCAAGACAAGGAATTAACATTCATTACAGATCGTGGATGTGACAAGATTAGATATATTATTGAACACATTACAAAGGATACAATGGTCctacattaaaaacataaaaacaatcaATCAATGGAACACAAGCTAAGGACATCATCACAGAATCCATGGGGGTCTGGCGATTCTGCCCTGTTCTAACCACAAGTAGGTAGATCTGACCATTGGGACCACCACTAATCAAAAAGGGGGGGCTTTTGGGTCCCATAATTAAaggcagggctgtggagtcagtaaGCCAAACCTCCGATACTAACTCCAAATCAGACTTCACAGTCCTATTTTCCTACTCACTGTACAATGCTAAACTAAAAGGAGGAACAGGGGTGCACAAGCTGCACCAACAGGCCACATGCAGCACTGCTGTGAGTGTGATAGAGCTATATAGCATTCTCTGGATCCTGACAAATGGCAGCATTAAAGGGTTACAGGACCTTGTAGTTACACAGGCAGCATGTGATCAGCCACAGGTCCTgaaggctttattcattttgggGCAGGTGGGTGAGAGAAAGAGCCGTGCAGAGGCTCTGCTCTCTGATCGTGCAACATGCTTTGTTAGTGCTTTACCTGATCtccattaaagggttttttccccaggaaacaagttaggccctatccacaggatacacTGCGCTCTGCAATCTccatcaactccatagagatgaatgaagcagaacGAAGATGCACAGCTGTCTGCTTCACTCATCTTGGATACCAACTGGTACCTCTATTGGAGCCCATTAAATCCCCCATTTTGTGGGGATCTCAGAAATCGTTATAATACAAGAAAGAAAGACAAGCAACATATAGTCAGCATGGAACTGACGCAATTCAGAATTTACACTGCGTTTTGGATGAAAAATGTGCAGCACTGAGAGTGGCCAAATCCCACGTACACATTGATGATTAAATATACAAGGAGGCTCATCTATACAGTGGAGCTGAAGAATGCTGTACCATGTTTGTATGTTATcctctatacacaggataggaaacAAAAGCATATGTGAGTGGTAAGGGTCGCATTGCCGGGACCTCCAAAAATCTGGAGGGGTCCAATTCTCACTAATGAGTGGTGTGGCAAAATGAGCAGCCATCCAACCACTCCAATCTCAAATTATGGGAATGTTGGAAGCTGCCGAGCACATGGTGTAGTGTACAGGAAAGGCATTATAGGCAGTAGTGGTGCTCTGTTCTAGACACAAGTATAAAGCTAATAGAAGCGTTACCATTCTACCATCATACAATGTGTGGCTTCACTGTCCAGCTGTCAGGGTTTCATAACAAAGGAACAGCACAACACAGTAATGTGATAAGAGCCCACGCTCCTCCATGAAatgccctctgccccttctcagATCTTTATGCCCTGTGTCCAGCGATCTCCATTACTACAAGGCACTGGTTGGGGGTCCATGAGCCGTGCTGCCCATGTCATGTGTGCACCACCCTCCATACACATAGGGGCTCACATGATGCCAGAGGGTCCCAGCTGTCAGCCTCCAGTCACTATTCCTCCAGCCTAGAGGTATGAGCCCTGTATATTATGTAATATGCACATCACCCTATGCACAGTGACAACCTCCTGGGGTACATTGTATTCCGCATTGAAGCATATGGCAGGACAAGGCGCCCCCAGAGGCAGGGGCAGTACTCACAGCGTCACTCTGGAGACGTGTATATTGACAGGCACCACTCGGTCCTTGAATGCAGTGGTGATGAAACAGCCGAAAGTGAGAGCGGCCATAACACTCAGGGAGAAGGCGAAGAGGGAGTTGGCCCTGGACAGTACGGTGTTCATGGTGCAGAGGACGGACCGTGCAACTCTCCTGTCAGCGGGGAAACAGCCGCGACTTCTTCAGCTAAGAGACAGGAAGCCGGGATAACGCTGAGCTGTCTGTATGAGCCCAGCGACTCGCCGTACAGAGCCACTTCCGGGTCAGAAAGCCACCACACAGGAAGAGAGGAAGCCAGTGCGTGTAAGAGACGTGGGAATCACGTTATCGCTCCCGAGCGGCCATTTTTGTTACTGGCACTCATTGTATTTGCGAGCTCATTGTAATAATATGGCGGTTCTGGCTTCAAGTAGTTAACTTTTGTGATGGAGTAAGAGGGACACAgaatgctaaaaaaaaaccctgtggaCCCCATATGTAATAGTAATAATACTCTCTAAAGTGGCATATGGACATATAATTCCCCTTCCTTCCTGTTGCAACCTTCACAAATAATGCCCCTCCTTCATTTTGAACCCACAAAATGATGTGCCCtgtttctgtagcccccactgATGCCTACAGGAAAGTCTTGAGTGTGGGACATGCCCCCTAAATCCTGGACTGTCCTACTGGATCCTGGACAGTTTTGAGGGTATGCGGAAGTATTTATCAGATGTAACATTAACcacattggggctaatttactaagggtccgcggatgcacttttgtcggactttccgACTATTTCGGGTTTTGGACAGCTGTGACAGGATTGTTTCACGCGCAACCAGATTGTAGCGCAGCAGCGCTGGCTttgatgtgacagaaatcggggggcgggccgtcggacgatccgacaaattaactttcaaattgtgtcgcaagcccaagcacttacatgcaccacgaaaaagatggtgagctctgttggacctgagcggggaagtgacacatgcaggatttcaggcgcacaatcttagtgaatcgcagcacagtgcattatcgtccgacaatgcactttatgtgaactccTCCGTATGgtaaaataaatgtgccccactgtactcAGTGTCGTCGCCAGTACCCAGCATGCAGGGGCAAGCGCAAGGGCATTCCTGCCGGGGGGGGGCCATTAACGGCCGCATCTCAGTCAGCAGCTGGAGGAGTTGTGCATAATGAATCCATGAGgggactatatataatatttaatgaATCTATGGGGCAGGCTGAATATAATGAATACATttggaggggctatatataataaataaatatttgggggCTTTATAAAATGACCCCACAaatgtgaggctgtatataattatagcaCTGAATGGCCTCTATATAATTAATCGATGAGgaggctatatacactcaccggccactttattaggtacaccatgctagtaacgggttggacccccttttgccttcagaactgcctcaattcttcatggcatagattcaacaaggtgctggaagcattcctcagagattttggtccatattgacatgatggcatcacacagttgccgcagatttgtcggctgcacatccatgatgcgaatctcctgttccaccacatcccaaagatgctctattggattgagatctggtgactgtggaggccatttgagtacagtgacctcattgtcatgttcaagaaaccagtctgagatgattccagctttatgacatggcgcattatcctgctgaaagtagccatcagcctgaaccgttgatacaaggcaggatggatccatgctttcatgttgttgacgccaaattctgaccctaccatccgaatgtcgcagcagaaatcgagactcatcagaccaggcaacatttttccaatcttctactgtccaatttcgatgagcttgtgcaaattgtagcctcagtttcctgttcttagctgaaaggagtggcacccggtgtggtcttctgctgctgtagcccatctgcctcaaagttcgacgtactgtgcgttcagagatgctcttctgcctaccttgattgtaacgggtggcgatttgagtcactgttgcctttctatcagctcgaaccagtctgcccattctcctctgacctctggcatcaacaaggcatttccgcccacagaactgccgctcactggatgttttttctttttcggaccattctctgtaaaccctagagatggttgtgcatgaaaatcccagtagatcagcagtttctgaaatactcagaccagcccttctggcaccaacaaccatgcgacgttcaaaggcactcaaatcacctttcttccccataatgatgctcggtttgaactgcaggagattgtcttgaccatgtctacatgcctaaagcactgagttgccgccatgtgattggctgattagaaattaattgttaacgagcagttggacaggtgtacctaataaagtggccggtgagtgtataatacaaCCATGAGGAGGGTGGAAA
The DNA window shown above is from Engystomops pustulosus chromosome 1, aEngPut4.maternal, whole genome shotgun sequence and carries:
- the SPCS3 gene encoding signal peptidase complex subunit 3; this translates as MNTVLSRANSLFAFSLSVMAALTFGCFITTAFKDRVVPVNIHVSRVTLENVEDFTGPREKSDLGFLIFDINADLQPIFDWNVKQLFIYLSAEYSTKSNALNQVVLWDKIILRGDNPKLSLKEMKSKYFFFDDGNGLKGNRNITLTLSWNVVPNAGILPLVTGSGHISIPFPETYKTPMSY